One Nicotiana sylvestris chromosome 12, ASM39365v2, whole genome shotgun sequence genomic window carries:
- the LOC104242671 gene encoding protein DETOXIFICATION 33-like isoform X1, producing MEQNTFEIGIQETDGDIQQKKKIAKKWCVEAKKVWQIAGPAILNAISLFSLEFVTAAFAGRLGDLELAAVSEVHNVIAGFVYGVMLGMASALATLCGQAVGAGQFNMLGVYLQRSWIITGFTSLLLTPMFVFTSPILKLLRQDKDISHLAGKYAIWIIPQMFAYALNFPMQKFLQSQSKVWFMAITSMGGLAVHVLLNWVLVVKAGWGLFGAAIAGNVSWWLLDIAQFVYIISGYFPEAWTGFSCLAFKSLTNFLKLSLASAIMVCLEFWYFTAVILMVGGFKNATTSVDAISICIGLQLWTLTVAYGFTSSTSVRVSNELGAGNPKAAKFSISVNVLISAVIGLVFSATILATKKEFPRLFTNEQHVIRETSKLGYILAAIMFLNGIQPVLLGVAVGAGWQLQVALISIGCYYGFGLPMGALLGYKFKFGVEGILSAMLAGSLLQTLFQFVIIARTSWHKQALQAEERVRTWGGEVENQSSPTIGKSCSMDS from the exons ATGGAACAAAATACCTTCGAAATAGGGATACAAGAAACTGATGGTGACATTCAGCAAAAGAAAAAGATAGCCAAGAAATGGTGTGTTGAAGCAAAGAAGGTGTGGCAAATAGCAGGACCAGCTATTTTAAATGCAATCTCTTTGTTCTCCCTTGAGTTTGTCACAGCTGCATTTGCTGGAAGATTGGGAGATTTAGAGCTTGCTGCAGTATCAGAAGTTCATAATGTTATAGCAGGCTTTGTATATGGAGTCATG TTAGGGATGGCAAGTGCTCTGGCAACACTTTGTGGTCAAGCAGTGGGAGCAGGACAGTTCAACATGCTTGGAGTTTACTTGCAGAGATCATGGATCATTACTGGATTTACATCTTTGTTGCTCACGCCAATGTTCGTCTTCACCTCGCCAATACTAAAGCTCCTACGTCAAGATAAAGACATATCTCATCTTGCAGGAAAATATGCAATTTGGATCATTCCTCAAATGTTTGCATATGCTCTCAACTTTCCTATGCAAAAGTTTCTTCAATCTCAGAGTAAAGTTTGGTTCATGGCCATCACTTCAATGGGAGGATTGGCAGTTCATGTATTGCTGAATTGGGTTCTTGTAGTAAAGGCAGGGTGGGGACTTTTTGGCGCTGCAATTGCTGGAAATGTTTCTTGGTGGCTTTTGGACATTGCTCAGTTTGTTTACATCATCTCGGGCTATTTTCCCGAGGCATGGACTGGTTTTTCATGTCTCGCTTTCAAGTCGTTGACTAACTTCTTGAAGCTATCACTTGCCTCTGCAATAATGGTGTG TTTGGAGTTTTGGTACTTCACAGCAGTGATTCTAATGGTAGGAGGCTTTAAAAATGCTACAACTTCTGTTGACGCCATATCGATCTG CATCGGTTTGCAACTATGGACACTGACTGTCGCCTATGGTTTCACATCTTCAACCAG TGTGAGAGTTTCAAATGAATTAGGAGCTGGAAATCCAAAAGCTGCAAAATTCTCAATTTCAGTCAATGTTTTGATATCAGCAGTAATTGGCCTTGTATTCTCAGCTACAATATTAGCTACCAAAAAAGAGTTCCCAAGATTATTCACAAATGAACAGCATGTGATAAGGGAAACATCAAAACTAGGCTACATTCTTGCTGCTATCATGTTTCTTAATGGCATCCAACCTGTTCTACTCG GAGTGGCAGTTGGTGCAGGATGGCAGCTTCAAGTGGCCTTAATTAGCATTGGATGTTATTATGGTTTTGGATTACCAATGGGTGCATTGCTTGGTTACAAGTTCAAATTTGGAGTTGAAGGCATACTTTCTGCTATGCTTGCTGGCAGCTTGCTTCAGACCCTCTTCCAGTTTGTTATCATTGCTCGCACCAGTTGGCACAAACAG GCTCTTCAAGCAGAGGAGAGAGTGAGAACATGGGGTGGTGAAGTGGAGAATCAATCAAGTCCTACTATAGGCAAGTCCTGTTCAATGGATTCCTAA
- the LOC104242671 gene encoding protein DETOXIFICATION 29-like isoform X2 produces the protein MESWYGMASALATLCGQAVGAGQFNMLGVYLQRSWIITGFTSLLLTPMFVFTSPILKLLRQDKDISHLAGKYAIWIIPQMFAYALNFPMQKFLQSQSKVWFMAITSMGGLAVHVLLNWVLVVKAGWGLFGAAIAGNVSWWLLDIAQFVYIISGYFPEAWTGFSCLAFKSLTNFLKLSLASAIMVCLEFWYFTAVILMVGGFKNATTSVDAISICIGLQLWTLTVAYGFTSSTSVRVSNELGAGNPKAAKFSISVNVLISAVIGLVFSATILATKKEFPRLFTNEQHVIRETSKLGYILAAIMFLNGIQPVLLGVAVGAGWQLQVALISIGCYYGFGLPMGALLGYKFKFGVEGILSAMLAGSLLQTLFQFVIIARTSWHKQALQAEERVRTWGGEVENQSSPTIGKSCSMDS, from the exons ATGGAGTCATGGTATG GGATGGCAAGTGCTCTGGCAACACTTTGTGGTCAAGCAGTGGGAGCAGGACAGTTCAACATGCTTGGAGTTTACTTGCAGAGATCATGGATCATTACTGGATTTACATCTTTGTTGCTCACGCCAATGTTCGTCTTCACCTCGCCAATACTAAAGCTCCTACGTCAAGATAAAGACATATCTCATCTTGCAGGAAAATATGCAATTTGGATCATTCCTCAAATGTTTGCATATGCTCTCAACTTTCCTATGCAAAAGTTTCTTCAATCTCAGAGTAAAGTTTGGTTCATGGCCATCACTTCAATGGGAGGATTGGCAGTTCATGTATTGCTGAATTGGGTTCTTGTAGTAAAGGCAGGGTGGGGACTTTTTGGCGCTGCAATTGCTGGAAATGTTTCTTGGTGGCTTTTGGACATTGCTCAGTTTGTTTACATCATCTCGGGCTATTTTCCCGAGGCATGGACTGGTTTTTCATGTCTCGCTTTCAAGTCGTTGACTAACTTCTTGAAGCTATCACTTGCCTCTGCAATAATGGTGTG TTTGGAGTTTTGGTACTTCACAGCAGTGATTCTAATGGTAGGAGGCTTTAAAAATGCTACAACTTCTGTTGACGCCATATCGATCTG CATCGGTTTGCAACTATGGACACTGACTGTCGCCTATGGTTTCACATCTTCAACCAG TGTGAGAGTTTCAAATGAATTAGGAGCTGGAAATCCAAAAGCTGCAAAATTCTCAATTTCAGTCAATGTTTTGATATCAGCAGTAATTGGCCTTGTATTCTCAGCTACAATATTAGCTACCAAAAAAGAGTTCCCAAGATTATTCACAAATGAACAGCATGTGATAAGGGAAACATCAAAACTAGGCTACATTCTTGCTGCTATCATGTTTCTTAATGGCATCCAACCTGTTCTACTCG GAGTGGCAGTTGGTGCAGGATGGCAGCTTCAAGTGGCCTTAATTAGCATTGGATGTTATTATGGTTTTGGATTACCAATGGGTGCATTGCTTGGTTACAAGTTCAAATTTGGAGTTGAAGGCATACTTTCTGCTATGCTTGCTGGCAGCTTGCTTCAGACCCTCTTCCAGTTTGTTATCATTGCTCGCACCAGTTGGCACAAACAG GCTCTTCAAGCAGAGGAGAGAGTGAGAACATGGGGTGGTGAAGTGGAGAATCAATCAAGTCCTACTATAGGCAAGTCCTGTTCAATGGATTCCTAA
- the LOC104242671 gene encoding protein DETOXIFICATION 29-like isoform X3 has translation MLGMASALATLCGQAVGAGQFNMLGVYLQRSWIITGFTSLLLTPMFVFTSPILKLLRQDKDISHLAGKYAIWIIPQMFAYALNFPMQKFLQSQSKVWFMAITSMGGLAVHVLLNWVLVVKAGWGLFGAAIAGNVSWWLLDIAQFVYIISGYFPEAWTGFSCLAFKSLTNFLKLSLASAIMVCLEFWYFTAVILMVGGFKNATTSVDAISICIGLQLWTLTVAYGFTSSTSVRVSNELGAGNPKAAKFSISVNVLISAVIGLVFSATILATKKEFPRLFTNEQHVIRETSKLGYILAAIMFLNGIQPVLLGVAVGAGWQLQVALISIGCYYGFGLPMGALLGYKFKFGVEGILSAMLAGSLLQTLFQFVIIARTSWHKQALQAEERVRTWGGEVENQSSPTIGKSCSMDS, from the exons ATG TTAGGGATGGCAAGTGCTCTGGCAACACTTTGTGGTCAAGCAGTGGGAGCAGGACAGTTCAACATGCTTGGAGTTTACTTGCAGAGATCATGGATCATTACTGGATTTACATCTTTGTTGCTCACGCCAATGTTCGTCTTCACCTCGCCAATACTAAAGCTCCTACGTCAAGATAAAGACATATCTCATCTTGCAGGAAAATATGCAATTTGGATCATTCCTCAAATGTTTGCATATGCTCTCAACTTTCCTATGCAAAAGTTTCTTCAATCTCAGAGTAAAGTTTGGTTCATGGCCATCACTTCAATGGGAGGATTGGCAGTTCATGTATTGCTGAATTGGGTTCTTGTAGTAAAGGCAGGGTGGGGACTTTTTGGCGCTGCAATTGCTGGAAATGTTTCTTGGTGGCTTTTGGACATTGCTCAGTTTGTTTACATCATCTCGGGCTATTTTCCCGAGGCATGGACTGGTTTTTCATGTCTCGCTTTCAAGTCGTTGACTAACTTCTTGAAGCTATCACTTGCCTCTGCAATAATGGTGTG TTTGGAGTTTTGGTACTTCACAGCAGTGATTCTAATGGTAGGAGGCTTTAAAAATGCTACAACTTCTGTTGACGCCATATCGATCTG CATCGGTTTGCAACTATGGACACTGACTGTCGCCTATGGTTTCACATCTTCAACCAG TGTGAGAGTTTCAAATGAATTAGGAGCTGGAAATCCAAAAGCTGCAAAATTCTCAATTTCAGTCAATGTTTTGATATCAGCAGTAATTGGCCTTGTATTCTCAGCTACAATATTAGCTACCAAAAAAGAGTTCCCAAGATTATTCACAAATGAACAGCATGTGATAAGGGAAACATCAAAACTAGGCTACATTCTTGCTGCTATCATGTTTCTTAATGGCATCCAACCTGTTCTACTCG GAGTGGCAGTTGGTGCAGGATGGCAGCTTCAAGTGGCCTTAATTAGCATTGGATGTTATTATGGTTTTGGATTACCAATGGGTGCATTGCTTGGTTACAAGTTCAAATTTGGAGTTGAAGGCATACTTTCTGCTATGCTTGCTGGCAGCTTGCTTCAGACCCTCTTCCAGTTTGTTATCATTGCTCGCACCAGTTGGCACAAACAG GCTCTTCAAGCAGAGGAGAGAGTGAGAACATGGGGTGGTGAAGTGGAGAATCAATCAAGTCCTACTATAGGCAAGTCCTGTTCAATGGATTCCTAA
- the LOC104242671 gene encoding protein DETOXIFICATION 29-like isoform X4: MASALATLCGQAVGAGQFNMLGVYLQRSWIITGFTSLLLTPMFVFTSPILKLLRQDKDISHLAGKYAIWIIPQMFAYALNFPMQKFLQSQSKVWFMAITSMGGLAVHVLLNWVLVVKAGWGLFGAAIAGNVSWWLLDIAQFVYIISGYFPEAWTGFSCLAFKSLTNFLKLSLASAIMVCLEFWYFTAVILMVGGFKNATTSVDAISICIGLQLWTLTVAYGFTSSTSVRVSNELGAGNPKAAKFSISVNVLISAVIGLVFSATILATKKEFPRLFTNEQHVIRETSKLGYILAAIMFLNGIQPVLLGVAVGAGWQLQVALISIGCYYGFGLPMGALLGYKFKFGVEGILSAMLAGSLLQTLFQFVIIARTSWHKQALQAEERVRTWGGEVENQSSPTIGKSCSMDS; encoded by the exons ATGGCAAGTGCTCTGGCAACACTTTGTGGTCAAGCAGTGGGAGCAGGACAGTTCAACATGCTTGGAGTTTACTTGCAGAGATCATGGATCATTACTGGATTTACATCTTTGTTGCTCACGCCAATGTTCGTCTTCACCTCGCCAATACTAAAGCTCCTACGTCAAGATAAAGACATATCTCATCTTGCAGGAAAATATGCAATTTGGATCATTCCTCAAATGTTTGCATATGCTCTCAACTTTCCTATGCAAAAGTTTCTTCAATCTCAGAGTAAAGTTTGGTTCATGGCCATCACTTCAATGGGAGGATTGGCAGTTCATGTATTGCTGAATTGGGTTCTTGTAGTAAAGGCAGGGTGGGGACTTTTTGGCGCTGCAATTGCTGGAAATGTTTCTTGGTGGCTTTTGGACATTGCTCAGTTTGTTTACATCATCTCGGGCTATTTTCCCGAGGCATGGACTGGTTTTTCATGTCTCGCTTTCAAGTCGTTGACTAACTTCTTGAAGCTATCACTTGCCTCTGCAATAATGGTGTG TTTGGAGTTTTGGTACTTCACAGCAGTGATTCTAATGGTAGGAGGCTTTAAAAATGCTACAACTTCTGTTGACGCCATATCGATCTG CATCGGTTTGCAACTATGGACACTGACTGTCGCCTATGGTTTCACATCTTCAACCAG TGTGAGAGTTTCAAATGAATTAGGAGCTGGAAATCCAAAAGCTGCAAAATTCTCAATTTCAGTCAATGTTTTGATATCAGCAGTAATTGGCCTTGTATTCTCAGCTACAATATTAGCTACCAAAAAAGAGTTCCCAAGATTATTCACAAATGAACAGCATGTGATAAGGGAAACATCAAAACTAGGCTACATTCTTGCTGCTATCATGTTTCTTAATGGCATCCAACCTGTTCTACTCG GAGTGGCAGTTGGTGCAGGATGGCAGCTTCAAGTGGCCTTAATTAGCATTGGATGTTATTATGGTTTTGGATTACCAATGGGTGCATTGCTTGGTTACAAGTTCAAATTTGGAGTTGAAGGCATACTTTCTGCTATGCTTGCTGGCAGCTTGCTTCAGACCCTCTTCCAGTTTGTTATCATTGCTCGCACCAGTTGGCACAAACAG GCTCTTCAAGCAGAGGAGAGAGTGAGAACATGGGGTGGTGAAGTGGAGAATCAATCAAGTCCTACTATAGGCAAGTCCTGTTCAATGGATTCCTAA